Genomic window (Ananas comosus cultivar F153 linkage group 1, ASM154086v1, whole genome shotgun sequence):
GCCACctcgtgaagaagaagaagacgacaacgaaccacggcggcggcggcggggacgacgacgacgacgacgacgaggagctCGCGCTGCGACGACGGCCGCGGCTCACGAGCACGCGGCGCGAGGCACTGGCGCTCCACCGCGACGCCCTGCGCGCGACGCGCTTCTTCGCGTGGCCCGACGCGCGCGGCGTGCCGTGGCGCGATGTGCTCCGTGCCAACGTGCGCCGCGAGTTCGAGGAGGCACGCTTCGAGCGGGACCCCGAGGTCATCGCCAAGCTCCTCATTGGTGGCCGCGGCGTCGTCCAGAAGGCCCTCGGCAGGCTCGTCGACGCTAGCAAGAAGATGGTCGACGCCGAAGCCCGGAATCGTAGCGGAAGTGGGACGTGAAATCGAAACCCCGACTCGATATGCTCTAAGGCCGCCCGCGTCGCTCCGAGACGCCTTGACCCGCGGCGCTCCGAGGCCGCTCCTCGCAAACCCATGCTCCAACCTGAGGCGCAGCTCCCGGACCCGCTCCGAGACGCCTTGACCCGCGCCGCTCCGAGACCGCCCGTGTCACTCCTCGCCAACCCATACCACATGCGTTGCTTCGAGACACCCCGACCCGAGGCGCCGCTTCTCGACAATCTCCGCGCGCATGGCCGCGGACTTCGCCTCAAACTCCTCCGCGATGGCATCGACTCCGACATCACCGcaagccgccgtcgccgccgctccTTGACCTCTCTGCGCGCATGGCCGCGGACTNGCCATGTAAttgagcaataaattataaattttcttttgtccAATTCCAGTTTATCTTCAGCAtttcagaggtctcttaatcgaaggtgccctaatattctataggggtaattaacaatagacgcttgcgtttattggaagccatggatccgcaatacctgataaccatacatatacatactttaatctacatcatgaatactaccccacggtaaaaatcaaagataaaaattcaccgtgcgaggtgcgtcattcgtggtggcagacaactatcttctctctcttcttcgtcttcctTTAAGGGCTTTGCCAGCCCACTGATTCGACAGCAACGATGGGATAgctatattttttcttaattttttgaatatattgaGAGAGATGGTGGAGATTGCTTGagtctttctcttctcttctcttctgacCTTCTATAGGTTTTCTATAAATAGACTAGCCATTTCAGGACAGTACGAATTGTTTTTGTACACAAATATAAAGGTGGGATAAAGGTCTTTTTGgagcataaaatataaaaattggcattttattaCTACATAGCTGTTAATCTCCTGCACACCGTAACTTTTCTACAGTCTAATGTTTAATCTCTTGAACACCATCAATTTTCTACAGTCTTTTGTTACTTAGGTGCCTATAAAATTCTGTCTTTCTAAGGgtattttccttattttttctgattttcgtttttttgatttttgaatatcaatctttttttttcccggaTTTTGGGCGTCCTATTCAAAGGCATCCCTTTCCTACATGTTTAGTTTGATTCCTactagtttattttatttttataattttttctgatCTTTCGTTTTTTTAATTACTGGtggttttttaaagttttttttaggCTCTGTTTATATgtaagtgagaaaaaaaattgctttgcCGTTGCCATCATTGCCTAGCAGTTTTTTTAGATTGCTGGtggtttttttaaatattttttaaggcCCTGTTGATGTgcaagtgagaaaaaaaaaaaggctctgCCATTGTTGAGCAGGTTTGGAAGGCCCGCTTGCCTCCACGAATGCACTTGGCTCCTTCTTTGGTGCTTCATTTGTCTTTTTCGCATGGACAATTATACATGCTGGCTTTAACTGTTGCGTACTTATTTTCATAATCTGTACTAGATAACTTTGTAtgtttacattatttatttatttgttatctgCATGTTCttgacatttttaaaaaaatttcggcAATGGTGATGTTACCTGGCAATAAGGAGATTGAGCCCTGCACAGTCAATTTGATTCCTTGATTCCTTGGTCGGCTTACACCCGTTTTAATAGGCTTTCATCGGCTTAGATCAACATTGTTTAGCATGTGtatgtatattattttaaaagcttTAGCCTTCAGGTTTTAGTATTGTTTTGCATCCACATATATGTATGTTCATATGCATATTGGACTATTCCACCTTTCTTCCGCCAAGCCCTTTTCAATTTTTGTCTTCTTGCCTTTTCAAACGATTGTCTGAGAtgctaaattcataatttttttactttgcatATATACGGAAAAAATGTCTAATTATTATTCTCATTGATTTGTAGATTTGATGAAGCTTCTCAAGAAGATCAAGTCAAGAAATGAAGAATTTCAGTTTACGTTTCAGTCCATCTATATAATTCTATTTATAATTAGACGCTTTGTTATCCACTAATCTAACTATTTTAAACATGTCTCCATGTAGTTAAATATAACTAATAACAGTTCTACTTGCATTTTCTTTGTTCTATTATTTGTTTTGTAAGCACTTTGTTATTCGCTTACCAAATTATTATATCAGTGCTACTTAGATTTAcgttttgatttttgttttaataaaaaagaaattagataCACTAACCATTATTTGGTtatccgccgcgaagcgcgggtcctttactagtatatatatatagtacgtctccagtactttcgaaagtacggagacctccgggcttgtaagttattttcgatgataggacatccgattcgacgatcggctccgctaagtataatctaccctattggaactatctaaaaaccaaattttataattttttgacatcatttaccaagcgatcaaaaggtctcaaaaatgactattttaacggccgatgtggcatgtttttaagttcaacggtgtagaagtatccaaattatacaaaaatttaatagaaaattctacttaacatcaatagtaagaTAAATAcctctgatttgaaatttgagtcgtttatcactattttttatgatatttttattttcggccgttcattttgaggctactcgttcactagacaaacgaaatcaaaaaattatgaaatttggtttctagatagttccaatagcgtagatcaagtttaacagaaccgatcgccaaatcggatgtcccatcatcgaaaacaacttacaagcacggaggcctccgtactttcaaaagcataggagcctagctctctctctctctatatatatatatatgtagtgttCCTGAAGTTTGGGTatgattggctacagtattagtgactggtcgacacatctggagagtgtcggactgagtcggagtcgtttctgcacgaaatggatgcagactcggcgcactcaaataagcaaaactggagttttgccagattcgggcgcccagaatagggtttgggtcgcccagaagttgagGGTAGAACTGaacagaactggaagccaatttggATCCATGTTTCAGGCGCCCGGttgtgggtccgaaaattcaccTCGAGAGTATTGTTTGCACTAACGCGTGGCTGGTGGttggtgaggtccgccggagccaGATATAGGCGCAACACACCGCGGGTAGAGGAACCGAAAGGGAGCTTTTGTATAGCCTAGAGGTTTCGGATGCCTAGAAGCatgttttgggcgcccgaatgTGAGGATTTCTGTAGGGATACCAGATTTGCAGCTGTTGTTCCTGGGGCTTAACTGACCATTCTACCACCCTATAAATAGATTGAACTCGACCCCTGTGAgttcttttcctcctttcttcacagagaagccaCTTTTTGCATCTTAGTCCCTCCAATTACTCGAAATTACACCATTTCCACCTTGAGGATTTTAGTTCTAGCAGTTTTCTAGCAGCGACTGTCggcgtttcggctcgtgtgcgacgtaggaagctccATTTtccacgaaacttggtttgttaGATTCAGTACCTCAAGAGGAATCCGTGGAGTCCAAATTGACAGAAATTGATTAAGGTTAGCTTGGTCTATTCTGTGTTTTACTGTGTTGCTGGTGTTTTGGACTAAATCTGTGAATTTGTGGATTTTCATGGTGCAAGCTTTGGAGGCAGTGGGtttttggacctgagattgatACTCCAGTATACTCCACTGGATTTGGGACCTACCTTCATCGAATTGAGCCTTAGAAGGTAattttgacattggagttgaGTGAAATggaagcttaagtgctgaatttttggagtattgagggattttgatatttttatgtaGAGAGGATTGGTTGCTGGTTCTTTGTGTTTACGGTTGGACTTAGCAGGAATTCTAGCAACTTCGTGACCCCTTGCTACCGTGGATTTatcgtttgaggtgggttaattaTCGATTTTGCTCCTAAGTGCACGCATTGTCGACATGTATATTTTCAGCTTTTGTATACTATGTGATTAGCTTGAATTTATCGATTAGCATGTTAatgaaaatctgaatttgaagcatgctgaaatgagttagttaaataatacatgttggacttggacttgacttaggagaTAACTGGCGCTTCTACACTGttatatgttaaaactaccagatttagctctaggagccgtagtttgatTGTATCCCCGCgatttgtgggcggtggatattCTGGATAGTGTAGATTATGTTTACGCTCGGGccgagatgccgagcttatttttacagcagtgtttagactattccggactgtcgggtgccattAAGGATGACGGtggactagggatgcaaatggatccgggttggtggagttccgccccgatccgccccgaatggggtggtaagtgggaacaaaaaatataaaaaaatataacccgccccgaatccacctcgatccgccaagtaaatggagcgggaggtgggagactcttttcttccttcaatccacCCCGATCCATCAAAAATCCGGcacccgccccgatccgccccgaatggagcggtaagtgggagccaaaaataaaatgaaaagtaacccgccccgaatccgccccgccccgataagaaatggagcgggaggtgggggaactctcccgcccccgg
Coding sequences:
- the LOC109717638 gene encoding uncharacterized protein LOC109717638, coding for MPELSNVRHHDSVAYTYPTWPIQSFNLSLSLSCRILRRTLAIVPKFPLRSLHEGPDTIDELLDRHLVKKKKTTTNHGGGGGDDDDDDDEELALRRRPRLTSTRREALALHRDALRATRFFAWPDARGVPWRDVLRANVRREFEEARFERDPEVIAKLLIGGRGVVQKALGRLVDASKKMVDAEARNRSGSGT